The sequence tgaagggcaagactgtctatttggagcagcaggaaggccgcaagaagcggcgttcggacagagaggctcgtgcagcggcagcagctgcagcagccgctgcgcaggccgcccttggagatcagccgcatgttccatccgatcagattgcatttcgtgctcgtcgtctcacctcccggtctcgctcctccactcatacctccgcttccactccgccacccactctgcctgctcccgtcactcctattgctccatccacctccacagccatacccactaccagcacTACACCAGCTTCCTCTGCTacccctgctcccgctcccgcttcagctcctcctgttcctccacctcgattccgggagcgtgatgagactgaggtccatcctctggtttcggatcctcgtctgtttgatcttcagcgtgctactgcagcacgggtacgtcggttcaggtacgtacccgtggagtcttggctgccagctcagagagacccagcagcaggtgttcttttcagcacacggattcaggagtcattcttcagagctcagttgtctgctcagatagcgctgcgagtgcaccgcctattggatcttccagcttttttgctagcagccggtgctgagtctgaggcgcatctcacctatctgccaggcctcctgacccttctgactatcagcggcagatatgttgaggagtgggtccgcgtcttctacgcctctgtttggattgacccggatcatcactgaaTGAGGTTCCgatttgagcgcgaggatgtcacgatcactgccagtcagatccgacagctttttggattccctgagtcgacgactcgccttcacagcctctgctacgacACTTCTGATCCTCCACGtcaccctcacggcggtgtggctccagggacagctcacgtcgcggctctgttccgcccgccctttTCAGATGGGTCACGACGTTCTCTagcagactttactacagcagcgaagtacttatatgagctcgtcagacggacactcctgccaaggatgggatacagggaggctaccactcatattcagctttggctccttggtgccctggtatcccactctgagtttgatgttgtggactttctgatctgtgagatcgaggacaccgttctagatgggattcgtgctcgtcggcagctaccttatgctcactacttgtgccacatctttgcgcagctgattcagccacctcgatttcagagcacccttgaggcctctcgccttgtatttggatcttaccgtcctgctcctgagattccagtgccagcttctgcttctgtgtttgactctcaggccgaggatgcagctctacgtcagtttgacactcagggtacagctgctgctgctgatgatgatgatgattttggggttccgcctccgcctcctatgcctccacgctcacatgatcatgaggctgggagttctagtgctgccctcctcatcctcaggctatggaccctgcccttgcttcgattcttcagactctcacccagcagcagcagactctcacccagcagcagcagactctcacccagcagcaggctctcctggcagccgagcaggcccgtttatccgacaggatgctctcgatgtttcagagcatgcaggacaggcaggatgctcttcagcagcagctacttcaggatcgggcagagaatagggccttcatgactctcatgcttcagcattctggtatttcagctcctccggttcagtctgctccgcctcctccgcttcacgctccagtggtgccatcgattttgtctggcccccctgttggtacctctccgctccggccggtcactttggcgttcacttctccggttctcagctctgtttgtccgcagccgccagtgccaccagcatctgctgttaccactaccgctatggcagtatctgtgaccgcttctgctccggtagctcctgcagcgcggcctctgtccgagtcagtaccagctccagcttctactgcagatcctggatccgagactgactctgaccctccgtcggcgttcgctctgctacctcgacctcgaccggatgcgcccccgccgcctcctcctgcttcaggtgtttaggttcaggtcccttttggtgtttgacgccaaagggggagagatatgagttgtgagagctagggggagttagagagttagtagagagtcagagtcattttgatgtaatatgtgTGCCtggtactctctgtactagcttgatgtgtttttggctcacaaactcgtcatatactctcgttgcgtatgattgactgtgtattatattttcaccttatattttatcaccagtcttctagctcttgtttcattaatttgacttcacttttatatgaacaagaatcttatgatgtgtatgcgctcactcttattttatggtacacattccttctgtcaaagattactgagtataactaaccattctttctattgacagaatcttcaaaacaaactactctcacaaaacttgtagggttgtcatcaatcaccaaaaagggggagattgaaagcatctaggcccctggttggttttagtgattaatgacaacgtaatattatatgtgactaacgtgtgttttgcagagacaaatggtaagttaggtcgcatgacaggtaaaagcactacaatgtgaaagcaatcccggagataagaactcgaagcgacggctaaaacaacggaacaaaaggtgaaggtctacggagtccgagtgtcaaggagatgtggacactcgcgatttagttaggtcttttattctcttttagccgtactataaagaggggttgtcgatgagtagtttgaccaagagagttctagtgtagtgttggtgcacaatcacactcatatacagtgctaggtgtcactctagaactcacacacaagttagagcaaaaaccgatttgaaaatcagctgaaaaacaagagttagggtttctggcttaggggcaccggactgtccggtgtgcaccggactgtccggtgcaccctctgccaggtggggccaggctggtccacggcagtgtcttcccttcgcagaaacccgagagcgcagtgttctgagttgaattttagtggtgcaccggacaccgcaccggactgtccggtgtgcaccggacagtagactgttcactgtccggtgcgccatgagtccaacggctctctgtcagaactagccgttggaagtgaccgttggcgcaccggtggcgcaccgttggcgcaccggtggcgcaccggactgtccggtgcgccatcgcgcagcacattgcctgtaacggctagttggtgggtgagggctatttataccccctccacccaccatattcaatgtcttgcactccacatttattccagcacattggtagagcattgcaagcaccaagagcctagtgaggagattagggaatcataatccgcgcttgttcctcattagcgctagtgagagccacctagagcacacaccacttgcattaggcttctcttggtcaagcgaaagtcggaGTGGGGCGAGCGAcgatgttttcctgtcagatcggtcagcgaaagggcgaagtgactactgtcacttcgaccttgccgactgaggcacgcgtttcaggataaggtgtcaggcgatccccgcattgaatgcgcctgcgatacggtcggttggcgaggcgatttggccaaggttgcttcacaacgaagcctgcccgagctgtgcttcgggcgagtcgagggtgcgcccaccgcctgaggaggccctcgggcgaggcgtgaattcgtccgggactactgttcctgccgaggccgggctcgggcgaggcgagattgcgtcccttggtagacgagaccttgacttgaaccgcgcccatcagtctttgcggtttgcgctgatggtggttaccagccgtgtttaggagtgttgggggtacccctaattacggtacccgacaatattcatcatcactatcactatcacaatCTTCAACAATGACAGTTTCATCTTGTAACTTCCGTTCACTTTTAGCCATGAGATATAGGTGTGTAGTGTATGAAGGTGATGATGGTGGTGAAGACAAATCCTCAGCTATGGTGGCGAacttttcatcattttcttcttcacttgaagaaaagCCGCTTGATGATTCAATGTCGGTGAGCcaatcaccaacaatatatgctttCCCATTCTTCTTTCTATGAAATCACTTGTGATTGCCTTCTTTTTTTGAAgaacttcttttccttcttttcatcatcactTTCATCGTTTTTCTTGCCCTTGAATTTGTTTTTCTTGGGCTtgatgcattgatgagcaagatggtcAAGTTCTCCACAATTGTAGCAATCCATCTTAGAGATGGGCTTTCTCTTGCTAGAGAAAAACTTTTTCTTCCTTGAATCAAACTTGATGCCCTCTCCATTGAGTTTTTAACATCTTTGTTGTCTTTCTCACCATCAAGACAATATTTGTATcaaattcatcatcacttgaggactctTCTTCAACTTAAATTTTGGTCTTGTCTTTCTTCTCTTGACTAGTTTTGTGAGCCAAGTATTTCTTTTTGGAGGAAgacccatctttgttattgatgTGCATATACATtttatgagcattgatctttcccaaaaattGAGTTGGTGTAGCGgtggaaagatccatttgatgtagcatggTGACAATGTGACCATACTTCTTACTAGACACTAAGATTGAGAGATTTGAGTGAGTCCCAAGCCATTCACTTCTCTAGAAGAATATTAAATCGTAAGTACATATCATTTGCATTGGCaatcatttcaaaagaatttaattttctcataccaatatgatatctctcctcacgtccACTCTTAGTTACTTCATGTAGAGCATAAATGTCCAACCACAAATCATCATCattttatgatttctaactctattgaacacatcttttcaAAAACCCCTAAAAAGAGTGTTTTTAGCCTTTGCGTTCCATTTCTCACAATTGTTCTCATCACCCAATAGGTTAGTGGCATCTATAGGTTGGGGAAATCCTTGGATGGTGACTTTGTAGACTCCAATGTGTATAGCCTCTAGTAAGCTTTCGTACGAATTTTCcgttaaggaaaatcgtcaccataaaaaacgAAAGGAGGTCTATCTCCgccggacatcgttactctagcggttcagctaaactaggagcaacacgactacgataccaattgaaaggatcacgatgcccatgaGGGTGGTGAATTAggcttttctaaaattctaaCAAAAAGATTAAAATCTAAGCATGAGTCCAACTTCACTCAAACTACTAGCAACAAGAAGGCCATACCGACGACCATACCGGctacaggggctcggactcgtctCCTCCCCCATACACGACAAACCATGGCGCTCCTGGTAACCctacttgaggctataaaagttgGAGTACAGGGCTTCAATCAAGAGAGGGAACACTTAATAGTTTTTTCACCTCCACGGctgatattggcacttgcctcaatcaccaCCTTGAATCCCATACTACAAGCACTTAGGTGCAAGTAATATAAGTATCATTCctctctgctggaagtagggctttctctttgaaagcatctaggcccctggttggttttagtgattaatgacaacgtaatattatatgtgactaacgtgtgttttgcagagacaaatggtaagttaggtcgcatgacaggtaaaagcactacaatgtgaaagcaatcccggagataagaactcgaagcgacggctaaaacaacggaacaaaaggtgaaggtctacggagtccgagtgtcaagaagatgtggacactcgcgatttagttaggtcttttattctcttttagccgtactataaagaggggttgtcgatgagtagtttgaccaagagagttctagtgtagtgttggtgcacaatcacactcatatacagtgctaggtgtcactctagaactcacacacaagttagagcaaaaaccgatttgaaaatcagctgaaaaacaagagttagggtttctggcttaggggcaccggactgtccggtgtgcaccggactgtccggtgcaccctctgccaggtggggccaggctggtccacggcagtgtcttcccttcgcagaaacccgagagcgcagtgttctgagttgaattttagtggtgcaccggacaccgcaccggactgtccggtgtgcaccggacagtagactgttcactgtccggtgcgccatgagtccaacggctctctgtcagaactagccgttggaagtgaccgttggcgcaccggtggcgcaccggactgtccggtgcgccatcgcgcagcacattgcctgtaacggctagttggtgggtgagggctatttataccccctccacccaccatattcaatgtcttgcactccacatttattccagcacattggtagagcattgcaagcaccaagagcctagtgaggagattagggaatcataatccgcgcttgttcctcattagcgctagtgagagccacctagagcacacaccacttgcattaggcttctcttggtcaagcgaaagtctacggcttgttactcttggtgatcggcatcacctagacggcttggtggcgttgggagctcggtgatcaccgtggagatcttgttggtgacccgactcaagtttgtaagcggtctcgagggatccaccgcgccggagtggcaaaggatcatctcgtagtgagcacttggttcttgcgaggaccaagggggagcgatacccttgcgcgggtgctccaacgaggactagtggagagtgccgactcttcgatacctcgggaaaaattggaggagtcttctaaactttgctttacattccgcacttaattcaagcactttacattgtgtatttgtttagctagtatttgaagtattatcttagctttgttacatttctagtattatattcttagtgctagttgttggggtgaagttgggttcttgtttagctcttgcttaggtttttaattagtgttgatttttagaaaagcccaattcaccccccccctcttgggcatcgtgatcctttcactctTGTCTGAACCAGGATAAATGCTTGTGTCTTCTTACATCACCTATCTGGGCCTGGGCACGTAGCACTAATTCACTATTTTGTAGGATTCTCGGGTCAAAACACCGACAACcacattcctcatattagtaagGTGTTTCATTTGAGGGATCACTCCATCCAACATAAGGTGGTGCATCATGAGTCTATTACTCAAATTTGGTGGAATGACCTCATTCCCCatgttagtactaactaactatagggatgtttggtttgagaaatcacTCCATCCAAAATAATGTGATGTATCATGAATCTATTCCTCAAATTTAGTGGGATTGCtccattcctcatattagtattAACTAATTAACTATAAGGGAcgaggtgatgatggatcaactcatcacattctacaaaccaaacaaaaatgtgtgagaagatgatggactagctcattcctcaaaccaaacatccTAATAAAAATGAGGTGGTGCTGGATCAACTTATTTCATTCCacaaaaccaaacaaaaaagtgagaaGTATGAAAATGGTGGACTAActtattcctcaaaccaaataccctataactaactatgaggaatgaggtgatgATGGACCAACTCATTCCATTCGACAAACAAAACAAAAAAGTGGGTGAGAAGATAAACTAGCTTATTTCCCAAAAGAAGCACACTATAAATACCTAATTTTACACTATGACATGTAGTACGCCATGAAAGAGATTAAGCTCAGACCAACGATCAAATCGCTTGAAGCCTCCATGCAAAAAGCAACAAGCAAACAATTTCAGATGAAGAGATTGCTGAGACTCACATTTTCTCACTCAGGTGACTGACAGAAATGTGAATGCAGTCACAGAATTTGGTTTATTAAAGATGGCATCATCCGGCTGTTTCAAAAGCTATTCGAGCTCAAACTCATCAACAAGCCTTCATAAACTACCGAATCCAAAACCGATAGAACTCTCCAAAAGGCTACAAAAGAATAACCCGTATGATACCAGGGTTGCTGTTCCTAAACTCGTTAATCGCCACCACTGAAAAAAGTGGGGATTATGATCCATACCATGAAATGGTACCTAATGACTCAGTGGAGTCTGGCCGGTAGAAGATGAAGTCATGATGTTCAGTGTTTCCGTCACAGAAGACATGGCACTCAGCGCCGCTTTAAGAACATCCTGCGAGCACCCAGGCTTCACAATCCTCTTCACCTGCACCACATAGCAAGAAGAATTAGGCATGGCAAAGGCAAAACTTGTCAAGTGTGGCTTTCTGTGAGTCTAAAGCAAAAAATATGCAGGGGGGAGGGGCATCAAAACTACCTTCTCCAAGTATTCCTGCAACTTTTTTATTCTGCCCATATAGTCTTGATCCTCAACGCACAATGAAATAGGCTTTGAATCGGCACCTGGTCCTTCAAACTGGAGCGGGCCTGGGTTTCTGTAGACATCTTCCAACAAAAAGCTGGAAGAATTCTGTCTCAACACACTGCAAAAAAGCAGGTGTTATTGGGACCAAAGGCCATATGTACTTGATACTTCCAGATAAGAAGCTAAGGCAGATGCCGAAGACCAAGAGTAACTACGTAACAACATGGTTCGTGTATCCACTGATGAAAATATAGCAAAAGCCAATTCTTATACTTACtcgtatgcttttcctttcaagtcAACGCTAGCCATGTGAACAGCGGGCTTTCCAATTTGGGTGGCTGAAGGGCCACGCGACCATCGCTTCACAGTCATCATAGACTGCAGGGATAGACATGGGTTAGACGCTACATTCTTACTTTTCCTAAACTATTAGGCATATCAACACAAATCTTACCGAAATAGGAGTCGCGCCGCATCGCCACTTGTTCACTGGATTCTTAAGATTTGTCACCGTAGCCATGTAACTGTTCAATCCGGCAGCTATGATGTGGTAGCACACATGCCCCAAAACCTAAAACCAACAACCCACGTGTTAAACCAACAACAATCAATATGCTTTATTAAATGAGCTGGTGAGGGACTTGCGTAGGCATAATCGCAATCAAACTTTGAAGGCAGTGCTCCCCTAGCTTGGTAGCCAAAGAAGTGACAGATTGCATTAAACTTCTTTCCTTTGTAAGTGCCCTCCTTCTGCAAAAATGGCCGAGAACATTATGAACTTACAGTGATAAAAGATCTACTGTTTGCTTGTGTACAACAGAGTCCAAAGAAAGCATACCAAACGTCTGTTCATCTCAGTCTCAACTAACTGGGCTAGCAGCTTTTCAGTCTCAATCTGCACAAGTGCACAGAAAAAAAAACTCAAGGTCAACCAGAAGCAACAATTAAAAACAGATTTGATGGTTTACATATTCCATATTCTATTGTACCTGGGAAAGTTGAGCTGAATCATCAGATTCAGGATGTAGTAGTAGCTGCATCAGAGAAACAAAGATGTTGAAACAACTGAACTCtgatgtgaactacaaacatcctAGAATTATCAAATGAAACAATACATACCTGCTTCCTGATAAAAGGGggcaaaaactcaaagagtgcagATGCCCAAGGTGAAAGCTGAGAAGAGATATTCTCAACAGAAACACCTTTGCCATGGAGGCCATGGATTTCCTATAAACAAATAGCTCAAGTGAGTAAAATTATAAATGGGTAGTCATAAGACGTGTAAACGTACCTGAAGCAGAGCATATAGTTCAGGAATACTCTCCACAAGGCCCTCAGGAATAAGAATAACCCCATGGTTCTTGTCTGGGAAAGGTACAAGGAAGATCAATAAATTGTCGTTATAAAGATAAAATAACACATGGAACATCTCATCTTCTCATAGACAAGAGAGATGTAGACCAACCTTTTTCAGCCCTTGCCTGAACTGCATCACAAATCTGCTTCGTAATATCAAAAATTGTAAGTTTGGAAGCAGCCACCTCCTCTCCTAGGATAACCTGAGCATATGATACAAGTTCGAAAGAGTGTGAGGAAAAAAATGTGACAGGTCACAGGCAAGTAAGGAAAAAACATACCATGTTTGGATGTGATTGAAGAGCACATTCCAATGCCACATGAGAAGCCTTGCGTCCCATCAGGCGAATAAAGTAGTAATACTGTCATTTAGAGTAAAGACACAAGGCGGATCAGAAATTAGATCCAGTAATTCAAATTCATAAGAAAAAAAAACTTTTGGTAGCATCTTCAGTAAAACTTCTGCTCAACTGCCATTGCAAAAAAACGACCTTGCATTAAGAAGAAGACCTCATACATGTTGAGAAAACCCCCGAACTCCTGCCCCACCTATACACAGCGGCAccatagcccatgtgagaacgaacGGGACCGAGACCaggccttagacctgtgctttgtgTGAAGACATACAAAGGGATTTTTTTAACCCCGGTCTGAAATTCGCTCCTACAGGGAGTCAGGACATGAGgaatgctactcagaccacctaactaaCTCAGCTAGAGGCTTTTTCGCCTCAGCTGGCATTGCATCCTGCACCTATGTAGGCTCCATCACTAAAACTAACGGTGAATGGCCAATAGCGACTTTCCTAGACTTTTGAAGGTTCTTTCTGTATCCAGAGTTCCAGACTTAAGTTGACCAGAAATTCATCTGTCTCCTTTTCGTTTGAGCATGAATAAGTATCATGGCAAACTAATTTAGTACAGGGATTGCCTCAAAACATTTAGCAACAATGTGCCATTGTAAATCTTCACATTCAGCCAATAACATACGATAATGAACAATTTGCAAGACAGGAGCCTGCAATGCTATATATCATATTTTATTCGTACCTTCTCAGCAGATAGAGCATCAGTGCATACATTGCTGATAAGTTGTGCGTTCACCTGATAGAACAACAAATAAGATCAAGAGGACCATTACAAACTAGTAAGTAGTAATGGAACATTAAACACTACATGCTAAATGTGACTGTAAACTGCAACTGTGACAGATAGAGTAGTATCACACCAAAGTCAGGTAATACGAAACCTCAATGGTGAAAACaactgtacaaaacacataatagGCAGACCTAGTGAAAGAAACTCCCATATGAGTGGGGTCTATGGAAGGTATAAACCAAGGCAAAGCTTCCCCCCGCAAATGCGGAGAGGCTGCCTCAAACCCGCGAACTAATGACtcagtgagacagctctcaccagTCCCCACTCACCACTGCACCTGCGCTAGGGCTGCGCTTCAGGTAATAAAGCAATGTAGAGAAACTATAAAGAAAATGGAGCACCATAAAAACATTACTCCCTCCAGGTACGTAAAGCAAGTTGTTTTGGACATCGACAAGGTCTCCAAAATACAACTTTGACCTCCACTTTTTGCTATAAATATTTATAAAATATAGTCAATATATAACTTTATGAAACTGCATTTCAAGATGAATCTACTTAAATCACTTTCATATTTTCAAATTCAACCCAAAAGAATTTATTTGTAGTCAAAGTTTAAAATGTTTGACTTAAGACAACCTCAAAATTACTTGCTTTAGGGAACCAGAGGGAATAACTACAAAGCATGTATTGGAATCCAAACATAGTGATGTCAATTCAGCAGCCCTACCTTGCATATGGTGTCAAAGCCAACGGTTGTCTCAACAAACTGGTTCTTAAGGTCCCCATTTAAAGTTACAGGAACACCTACAACCTGTCCAATAGATGGGATCAGTTCATCCACAGACAAGGAAACGTGATCACAAAAACTAGACAGAAAGAAACAAGAAAAGGTGGTAATATAGAATAAAAAAACTCCAATGTACCTTTGTTGCACACTTtgcctcagcaaatgtctcggcaAGTTGAGCAGCATCAGTGTTGGAAGTGACACCTTCAAAAGATGACAATCAAAATTTTAATGAGACAAATGTACACTACCGAAATCTTAGTAGATGAAAAAACACAGCATACCTCCAATGATAACCAGAGCATCCAACTTCAAAGCTTGGCAACTAGCCATAGCACCATTGACCTGCTCTGTCGTCCTAATCTGATCCTTTGTTCGACCAAGCATGTCATATCCACCTTGATTTTTATATGAAGCAATAACTTTATCAGTGATCTCCAAGGTTCTCTGTGCTAGCAGACCATCTGATCCACCTGTTTCAACAAGATAAATGTGTCAGAAAACATCAAAAGTTTTCAGTTTATGTTAGGCATGCATCTAAATTTCAGCTCTGGCAAGCAAGAGAAAGCAAGGGCTAGACAAACTAAGGCCCAAGAAAGTCAAGGGCCAGGAGCGCAGGACATAAGGTGTCTCCCAAAGTTTTGGTATCTATATGCATATTAGTAATGTCATCAGCTTTGGACTGCAAACCTAAGAAATGCCTGCATATGCTGCTAGTTTGACGAAACAAACCCATGAAAGTTGGGTCGAAGATTTTCAAAATGCCATCCACATTTATGACTGAAcacaaaacaatacatcaactttGTGTAGTTGATTATCTACTAAtctaattcaaataaacgaacaaaGTTATTAGTATGAGCCAAAAAATCAGCAATAACCAAATGCACAGTTTTTAGGACTCATGTTGAAGCAAGTGCTAGTCAGCAGAATCAAATTGGAATTAAAAAGTGAAGACAATGTAGACGATGTGATGCTCTAGGTGATTACCGAAAAGTATCAAATTACTCACCAAGGAAACCAATGAGTTTGCTGTTTTGGTTGTGGGCCTTGATAGCCTCATAGAGCCCCCAAACAACATTGTGGCCTCCTGGGGATTGTCTGCCACAGAAGACAATGCCAACCCTGCACTTGGAACAAAAGGGATTGGATCTTTGAGAGAGATGATATTTGCAACACAAAAATAATTTTCATGTACAGGAACATGAAAGATGTACCTGACCGCCTGGTGTTCAGATATGACCTTAGCATCAGGGACAACAGCTGTCTTCCTGAGAAAATGAGCAATAGGCTGCCCATAGGTATGAGGGAATGCATGGCTGATCACATGAGCACCTGCCGGGTCAGCTGCAATTGCAGCATCACCATACTCCACCCTGACAGTGGTGCCCTGAATTACATGCAATCAGTAAATACATTCCTACTTCCTAGTGTGTGAACTGAGCTAACTCTAACAGAAACACACAAGAAATCTGTTCTGGAAATCTATTGACAACTCTTCCTGTATAAGAACCAGTTAAGAAGTGCCCCAAGGCCCCAAACACAAGAAAAGACGCTAACTCTAACAGAAAGTCAGAAAACCACAATAAATTTGTTCTGGAAATCTATTGGAAGCTCTTCCCATCTAGGAACCAGTTAAAAAGTGGTGCCCCCAAGGACCCAAATACAAGAGAAGTCAATTTGACGCAGAAAATTATTGAGAGTAGCCATATAGACGAGTTCAAAAGTGATTCCAGACATGAGAAGAGTTCAAAAGTGATTCCAGACATGAGAAGAGTTCAAAAGTGATTCCAGACATGAAAGAGTTCAAAAGTGATTCGAGACATGAGAAGAGTTCAAAAGTGATTCCAGACATGAGAAGAGTTCAAAAGTGATTCCAGACATGAAAGAGTTCAAAAGTGATTCCAGACATGAGAAGGTCAATTTGATAGCGACTACCGAGTCCTAAGTTAGGATCCATGAGTACAGGAAGATGGTCCATCATCATTGCTGCAGAATAATTTCGTCAGTTAACTCCCAGTTGCAATTTGCTACCAGCCACTATAaaacagatgaaccacgac is a genomic window of Zea mays cultivar B73 chromosome 5, Zm-B73-REFERENCE-NAM-5.0, whole genome shotgun sequence containing:
- the LOC100193340 gene encoding pyrophosphate--fructose 6-phosphate 1-phosphotransferase subunit alpha isoform X1 — encoded protein: MDSDYGVPRELSEVQKKRTLYQPELPPCLQGTTVRVEYGDAAIAADPAGAHVISHAFPHTYGQPIAHFLRKTAVVPDAKVISEHQAVRVGIVFCGRQSPGGHNVVWGLYEAIKAHNQNSKLIGFLGGSDGLLAQRTLEITDKVIASYKNQGGYDMLGRTKDQIRTTEQVNGAMASCQALKLDALVIIGGVTSNTDAAQLAETFAEAKCATKVVGVPVTLNGDLKNQFVETTVGFDTICKVNAQLISNVCTDALSAEKYYYFIRLMGRKASHVALECALQSHPNMVILGEEVAASKLTIFDITKQICDAVQARAEKDKNHGVILIPEGLVESIPELYALLQEIHGLHGKGVSVENISSQLSPWASALFEFLPPFIRKQLLLHPESDDSAQLSQIETEKLLAQLVETEMNRRLKEGTYKGKKFNAICHFFGYQARGALPSKFDCDYAYVLGHVCYHIIAAGLNSYMATVTNLKNPVNKWRCGATPISSMMTVKRWSRGPSATQIGKPAVHMASVDLKGKAYDVLRQNSSSFLLEDVYRNPGPLQFEGPGADSKPISLCVEDQDYMGRIKKLQEYLEKRIVKPGCSQDVLKAALSAMSSVTETLNIMTSSSTGQTPLSH
- the LOC100193340 gene encoding Pyrophosphate--fructose 6-phosphate 1-phosphotransferase subunit alpha, yielding MDSDYGVPRELSEVQKKRTLYQPELPPCLQGTTVRVEYGDAAIAADPAGAHVISHAFPHTYGQPIAHFLRKTAVVPDAKVISEHQAVRVGIVFCGRQSPGGHNVVWGLYEAIKAHNQNSKLIGFLGGSDGLLAQRTLEITDKVIASYKNQGGYDMLGRTKDQIRTTEQVNGAMASCQALKLDALVIIGGVTSNTDAAQLAETFAEAKCATKVVGVPVTLNGDLKNQFVETTVGFDTICKVNAQLISNVCTDALSAEKYYYFIRLMGRKASHVALECALQSHPNMVILGEEVAASKLTIFDITKQICDAVQARAEKDKNHGVILIPEGLVESIPELYALLQEIHGLHGKGVSVENISSQLSPWASALFEFLPPFIRKQLLLHPESDDSAQLSQIETEKLLAQLVETEMNRRLKEGTYKGKKFNAICHFFGYQARGALPSKFDCDYAYVLGHVCYHIIAAGLNSYMATVTNLKNPVNKWRCGATPISSMMTVKRWSRGPSATQIGKPAVHMASVDLKGKAYDVLRQNSSSFLLEDVYRNPGPLQFEGPGADSKPISLCVEDQDYMGRIKKLQEYLEKVKRIVKPGCSQDVLKAALSAMSSVTETLNIMTSSSTGQTPLSH